In the genome of Danio rerio strain Tuebingen ecotype United States chromosome 23, GRCz12tu, whole genome shotgun sequence, one region contains:
- the LOC137489104 gene encoding uncharacterized protein, whose protein sequence is MSFRSDPQLQSELLEWCREAVIDPAHALLLTGVPQNTETACIEKVAESVKLFGRVRVRDSKCGATPTTLLVLCECREVVDPTNCPEELHPTDGEEAWMIILATERESAHVAPAEFADKLSKFLKDEGKSMTDVHALFSPQSANPSSPESIIRAVGEILEKTVRPSSDGSAYRRLRTFSGIVPTPVGEETMDHWIEQAKLMISECECSEKEKRRRIVESLKGPALEIIKAVRMSCPDAEAVKYVEALESTFGSSESGEDLYFAFRLLRQFPGESLSAFLRRMEKSLTKVIQKGGLTSANADKARVEQLIRGAVESDMMLLQLRLRERKENPPTFLSLLNEVREAEEIEATRRKITATAKPIHLQEESICPTVVHELKAEIQELRAQIKSDRSNIASSMMIENRVKSRQLSPTDSKEVVKETEVQVLKKQVQQLQQQLAIMSVGQSNSTSHAQLPQTPVSSSSRHQLSKPKADYFCYRCGEEGHIATKCNAPENATLVINKLVRSLKRAKGTKSDPNSHAEDRACFSKKSQIHSCESKGLPKGLVGPASTIAVKVGGHPCYALWDSGSQVTIVFDSWYSEHLSNVPILPLSGLSIWGLSSSNYPYKGYIVVDVTFPVALTGAEETVTILALVCPDPKGPQQFPLIIGTNASFIQRMTNGEGTNITRSAHSLRIQTHLDTTSFAVDQPEGQVRWKGPGMLNVPSQGERYASCKIESDKPLRKDIFLIETSPVDSLPAGLLVSPVVFSSSAVDVNNFRILIQNETSKELSVPPGTVVAQIFPTDTVTVAHGVTESNDQINPDVFNFGDSNIPTAWEKRLRLKLAERKNVFSTQEWDVGLAKGVTHQIRLHDPHPFRERSRRIAPADIDDVRRHLKDLLAADIIEESRSPYASPIVIVRKKSGAVRMCIDYRTLNSRTTPDQYVTPRIDDALDCLAGSKWFSVLDLRSGYYQIAMAEEDKEKTAFICPLGFYQFQRMPQGITGAPATFQRLMEKVVGDMHLLQVIVYLDDLIVFGSTLEEHEERLMKVLDRLEEWGLKVSIDKCQFCQPKVKYVGHIVSAAGIAPDPEKVAAVTQWKEPTDLKSLRSFLGFCGFYRRFVKNYSSIVRPLTELTKGYPPAKGKSKVEGKKYFKETDQFGERWDNACKQAFQEIIKCLTQAPVLAFADPSLPYVLHIDASLSGIGAVLNQEHSDGLRPVAFASRKLSASEQRYHIHQLEFLALKWAVVDKFHDYLYGVPFVVRTDNNPLTYVLTSAKLNATGHRWLAALATYNFSLQYKPGKHNIDADVLSRYPAEPATSFSWTEIPQSGVKAICQLSNLSWSDEKSRLIDQLGVSPGSIPAVYSCPALLDVCHLEQLTHADLKLSQEQDPVIGKVKQDIARNKPLTPIKGSDPTLTLLQRQGPKLVIRNNLLYRVTKNQSGKEKVQLVLPEKYHLTVLRSLHDDSGHLGVEKTTELLRDRFYWPRMTSDIEQYIKNCGRCITRKTLPQKSAPLSHITSSGPLDLVCIDFLSLEPDSKGIANVLVITDHFTRYAQAFPTKDQRAVTVAKVLVEKFFVHYGLPSRIHSDQGRDFESRLIQELLGMLGIRKSRTTPYHPQGDPQPERFNRTLLSMLGTLEPAQKSKWSQHITQLVHAYNCTKNEATGYSPYQLLFGREARLPIDICFGISPAGEKGVTHLQYVEKMKAELQQAYQLAAETSLKAHQRNKKLYDTRVKPQLLTVGDRVLIRNLAVKGKNKLQDRWNSLPYVVVEKFKDLPVYKLRPERGMGAIRTMHRDHLLPVGENVRFSKPNASNPSTQLPVTRAQSGKRVQKEKKVENVEQVRGETHETSESEDDNLCYYYPKLIPALRTLPTPQIAVEPEIPAEYGPELNSECEVRNDTVEEEAREVLNQPAEAVDDQGVGDNDHRNVPKPGSEPAVCRKSTREVKPVIKLSYDDLGRPTDKPLTMVHRGMVVHIEDLSKTRKSCNTVWCHPMAQCSQCVPTAPGPIVRTVIQF, encoded by the coding sequence ATGTCTTTCAGAAGTGACCCACAACTGCAGAGTGAACTTCTTGAGTGGTGCAGAGAAGCAGTAATCGACCCAGCTCATGCGTTGTTGCTGACAGGAGTACCACAAAACACTGAGACTGCTTGCATTGAAAAAGTGGCCGAGAGTGTGAAGCTTTTTGGACGAGTACGGGTTCGAGACTCAAAGTGTGGAGCCACTCCGACAACTCTGTTagtgctgtgtgaatgcagagaaGTTGTAGATCCCACTAATTGCCCTGAGGAATTGCATCCTACAGATGGTGAGGAAGCCTGGATGATTATCTTAGCTACGGAAAGAGAATCAGCTCATGTTGCTCCAGCAGAGTTTGCTGACAAGCTCTCCAAGTTTCTGAAGGATGAAGGCAAGTCTATGACTGATGTACATGCTCTATTTTCTCCACAGAGTGCAAATCCCAGTTCACCTGAGTCAATAATTCGTGCAGTGGGTGAAATTCTTGAAAAAACAGTAAGACCATCGAGTGATGGAAGTGCCTACCGTCGTTTACGTACCTTCTCTGGTATTGTTCCAACCCCTGTAGGAGAAGAAACTATGGATCACTGGATTGAACAAGCTAAGTTGATGATATCTGAATGTGAGTGCTCTGAAAAGGAGAAACGGAGAAGAATTGTGGAAAGTTTAAAGGGACCAGCCCTGGAAATCATTAAAGCTGTCCGTATGTCATGTCCGGATGCTGAAGCGGTGAAATATGTGGAAGCTCTGGAAAGTACTTTTGGATCTTCTGAGTCTGGAGAAGACTTATACTTTGCTTTTCGGCTTCTTAGACAGTTTCCTGGTGAGTCACTTTCTGCTTTTCTGAGAAGAATGGAGAAATCACTGACTAAAGTCATCCAAAAAGGGGGACTGACTTCTGCTAATGCTGATAAGGCTAGAGTAGAGCAATTGATTCGAGGAGCTGTTGAATCTGACATGATGCTATTGCAGTTGCGATTAAGGGAGCGGAAAGAAAATCCACCAACTTTCCTGAGTCTGTTAAATGAGGTTCGTGAGGCTGAGGAGATAGAAGCCACTCGACGCAAGATAACTGCTACTGCAAAGCCCATACACTTGCAGGAAGAAAGCATTTGTCCCACTGTTGTACATGAACTTAAAGCAGAAATTCAAGAATTGAGGGCTCAGATAAAAAGTGATCGTTCAAATATTGCTTCATCCATGATGATCGAGAACAGAGTGAAATCACGCCAATTAAGCCCCACAGACTCAAAGGAAGTAGTCAAAGAGACTGAGGTTCAGGTGTTGAAAAAACAAGTACAGCAGTTACAACAACAGCTAGCCATAATGAGTGTTGGTCAAAGTAATTCAACAAGCCATGCCCAGTTACCACAAACCCCTGTTTCAAGTTCATCGCGACACCAGCTTTCAAAACCCAAAGCTGACTACTTTTGTTACCGATGTGGTGAAGAGGGACACATCGCAACTAAATGTAACGCCCCTGAAAATGCCACTCTTGTTATCAACAAGCTAGTACGTTCCTTAAAAAGGGCTAAAGGAACAAAGAGTGATCCGAACAGCCATGCTGAAGATAGAGCTTGTTTTTCAAAAAAGAGCCAGATACACAGCTGTGAGTCAAAGGGTCTTCCCAAGGGTTTAGTTGGACCAGCGTCTACCATTGCAGTGAAAGTAGGAGGACATCCATGCTATGCTCTTTGGGACAGCGGGTCTCAAGTCACTATTGTTTTCGACTCCTGGTATTCTGAACACCTGTCAAATGTGcccatacttcctctttctggcCTATCCATCTGGGGCCTAAGTTCATCCAATTATCCCTATAAAGGATACATTGTAGTTGATGTCACATTCCCTGTTGCTCTTACTGGTGCAGAAGAAACAGTCACTATCCTTGCTTTAGTCTGCCCAGACCCTAAAGGACCTCAGCAGTTTCCATTAATCATCGGAACCAATGCTAGCTTCATCCAGCGAATGACAAATGGTGAAGGTACTAATATCACACGCAGTGCCCACTCACTCAGaattcaaacacacctggacacCACATCTTTTGCTGTCGACCAACCTGAGGGCCAAGTGAGATGGAAAGGCCCAGGTATGCTTAATGTCCCATCACAAGGTGAGCGATATGCTTCATGCAAAATTGAGTCTGACAAACCTTTGAGAAAAGACATCTTTCTCATTGAAACCTCTCCTGTTGATTCCCTTCCTGCTGGACTGCTTGTTTCCCCTGTCGTTTTTTCTTCATCAGCAGTGGATGTAAACAATTTCAGGATCTTGATTCAAAATGAGACCAGCAAAGAACTCTCAGTTCCTCCAGGGACTGTAGTTGCTCAAATATTCCCTACAGATACAGTCACTGTTGCTCATGGAGTTACAGAGTCTAACGATCAGATTAATCCTGACGTGTTTAACTTTGGTGATTCGAACATACCTACAGCTTGGGAGAAAAGATTACGCTTGAAGCTGGCTGAGCGAAAGAATGTGTTTTCGACACAGGAATGGGATGTAGGCTTGGCTAAAGGAGTCACCCATCAAATTAGACTGCATGATCCTCACCCATTCAGAGAGCGTTCAAGGCGCATTGCCCCAGCCGATATCGATGATGTCAGAAGGCATCTGAAAGATCTTCTAGCTGCTGATATCATTGAGGAGTCCAGAAGCCCATATGCATCGCCTATAGTAATAGTGCGCAAAAAGAGTGGTGCTGTGAGAATGTGCATTGATTACCGGACTCTAAACAGTCGCACTACACCCGATCAATATGTCACCCCTCGCATTGATGATGCATTAGACTGCCTAGCGGGAAGCAAATGGTTTTCAGTTTTGGATTTGCGAAGCGGCTATTACCAAATTGCGATGGCTGAGGAAGACAaagaaaaaactgcatttatttgccCACTGGGGTTCTACCAGTTTCAACGTATGCCACAAGGAATCACTGGGGCCCCAGCGACGTTTCAAAGATTAATGGAGAAAGTAGTAGGAGATATGCATCTATTACAAGTGATTGTCTATCTCGATGACCTCATTGTCTTTGGAAGCACACTGGAAGAGCATGAGGAGCGATTGATGAAAGTCCTCGACCGACTGGAGGAATGGGGGCTGAAAGTGTCTATCGACAAGTGCCAGTTCTGTCAGCCAAAAGTCAAGTATGTGGGACACATTGTTTCTGCTGCAGGAATAGCTCCAGACCCCGAGAAAGTTGCTGCGGTGACTCAGTGGAAAGAGCCTACTGACCTGAAATCTTTAAGATCTTTCCTGGGATTTTGTGGATTTTACCGCCGTTTCGTTAAGAATTACTCCTCCATTGTAAGACCTCTGACAGAGTTAACGAAAGGTTACCCACCTGCAAAAGGAAAGAGTAAGGTGGAAGGAAAGAAGTACTTCAAGGAGACTGATCAATTTGGTGAGCGTTGGGACAACGCCTGTAAACAAGCTTTTCAAGAGATAATCAAGTGTTTAACTCAGGCACCTGTACTTGCCTTTGCTGATCCATCCCTACCATACGTACTCCACATTGATGCAAGTCTGAGCGGGATTGGTGCTGTGCTGAATCAAGAACACTCTGATGGACTTCGACCAGTTGCTTTTGCTAGCAGAAAGTTGAGTGCTTCAGAACAGAGATATCACATACACCAGCTAGAGTTCCTTGCATTAAAGTGGGCTGTTGTAGACAAGTTTCACGATTACCTGTACGGAGTTCCATTTGTCGTGAGAACTGATAACAATCCTCTAACTTACGTACTGACAAGTGCAAAGTTGAATGCAACTGGTCATAGATGGCTAGCAGCCTTGGCAACATATAACTTCAGCCTGCAGTATAAGCCAGGCAAACACAACATTGATGCTGACGTGCTTTCCCGTTATCCTGCGGAACCTGCCACTTCCTTCTCTTGGACTGAAATTCCACAGTCTGGAGTAAAAGCTATTTGTCAGTTGTCCAACTTGTCTTGGAGTGATGAAAAGTCCAGACTGATAGACCAGTTAGGCGTTTCACCTGGTAGCATCCCCGCTGTTTACTCTTGTCCTGCGTTGCTTGATGTTTGTCATCTAGAGCAGTTGACTCATGCTGACCTAAAATTGTCACAAGAACAGGATCCTGTTATTGGCAAAGTAAAACAAGACATTGCACGAAACAAGCCACTCACCCCTATAAAAGGTTCTGATCCTACCCTCACTCTCCTGCAACGCCAAGGTCCCAAACTTGTCATTCGAAATAATCTGTTGTACAGAGTCACCAAAAACCAAAGTGGAAAAGAGAAAGTTCAACTAGTGTTGCCAGAGAAATACCATTTAACAGTGCTGCGGTCTCTGCATGATGATTCTGGTCACCTAGGAGTAGAGAAGACCACAGAGTTACTGAGAGATCGTTTTTACTGGCCACGTATGACCAGTGACAttgagcaatacataaaaaattgtgGTCGTTGTATTACACGCAAGACCTTACCTCAAAAGTCTGCCCCATTAAGCCACATTACCAGCAGTGGTCCACTAGACTTGGTTTGTATCGACTTCTTGTCCCTTGAGCCTGATAGTAAGGGTATTGCTAATGTGCTAGTAATAACTGACCACTTCACCCGCTATGCACAAGCATTTCCTACTAAAGACCAGCGAGCTGTGACAGTTGCCAAAGTGTTGGTAGAAAAGTTTTTTGTTCATTACGGATTGCCCTCACGCATTCATTCCGATCAAGGAAGAGACTTTGAAAGCCGATTGATACAAGAACTTCTGGGAATGTTGGGGATCCGCAAATCACGGACCACACCTTACCACCCACAAGGTGACCCACAGCCAGAACGCTTTAACCGTACCCTTCTGTCAATGCTAGGTACTCTGGAGCCAGCCCAAAAAAGTAAGTGGAGTCAACACATCACTCAGCTTGTACACGCTTATAATTGTACAAAAAACGAGGCAACAGGCTACTCCCCTTATCAGTTGCTTTTTGGAAGAGAGGCTCGTCTGCCCATAGACATATGTTTTGGCATTTCCCCTGCTGGTGAGAAAGGAGTGACTCATCTGCAATATGTTGAGAAAATGAAAGCTGAACTGCAACAAGCATATCAGCTGGCGGCTGAGACTTCGTTGAAGGCTCATCAAAGAAACAAGAAGCTCTATGACACAAGAGTGAAACCTCAACTGTTGACTGTTGGAGACAGAGTGCTTATTCGAAATCTTGCTGTAAAAGGAAAGAACAAACTCCAGGACAGATGGAATTCCTTACCATATGTGGTTGTGGAGAAGTTTAAAGACTTACCGGTCTATAAACTGAGGCCTGAGCGTGGAATGGGAGCAATAAGGACAATGCATCGAGACCACTTGTTACCTGTTGGAGAGAATGTGAGATTCAGTAAGCCGAATGCCTCCAATCCCTCAACACAGTTACCTGTAACAAGAGCACAATCAGGAAAAAGAGTACAAAAGGAAAAGAAAGTTGAAAATGTTGAGCAAGTAAGAGGTGAAACCCATGAGACATCTGAGAGTGAGGATGACAACCTTTGTTATTACTACCCAAAGTTAATTCCTGCTCTGAGAACTCTGCCAACACCTCAAATTGCTGTGGAACCTGAAATACCTGCTGAATATGGTCCAGAACTGAATTCAGAGTGTGAAGTGAGAAATGATACAGTGGAGGAGGAGGCGAGAGAGGTTCTCAATCAGCCTGCTGAAGCTGTGGATGATCAAGGTGTAGGAGACAATGACCACAGAAATGTTCCCAAACCGGGGTCTGAACCTGCTGTGTGTCGTAAGTCTACGAGAGAAGTGAAACCAGTGATAAAACTGAGTTATGATGATTTGGGCCGACCCACTGATAAACCATTAACCATGGTTCACCGAGGGATGGTAGTACACATTGAAGATTTGTCAAAGACCCGAAAGAGCTGCAACACAGTTTGGTGTCACCCCATGGCTCAGTGTTCCCAGTGTGTCCCTACAGCCCCTGGCCCTATTGTCAGAACAgtaattcaattttaa